A DNA window from Hordeum vulgare subsp. vulgare chromosome 1H, MorexV3_pseudomolecules_assembly, whole genome shotgun sequence contains the following coding sequences:
- the LOC123413455 gene encoding uncharacterized protein LOC123413455, which produces MDGKNLGSGQQAPQAKPDAMTDDQVALKDAAVSDTGNANGHDVVDMNMEAAISADDVMRAGGFGAKDDIGSLLPTAMDSTDFEASLRDARDFEGEKEQPSRPGLGYRATEADAGIKPSDAPQQ; this is translated from the coding sequence ATGGACGGGAAGAACCTCGGCAGTGGACAACAAGCTCCACAAGCTAAACCAGATGCCATGACTGATGACCAGGTGGCCCTGAAGGACGCCGCAGTTTCTGACACCGGAAATGCAAATGGCCATGATGTTGTGGATATGAACATGGAAGCTGCCATCTCCGCCGATGATGTCATGCGAGCCGGCGGATTCGGTGCCAAAGACGACATTGGCAGCCTCCTACCGACGGCGATGGACTCCACTGACTTCGAGGCCTCGCTGCGGGACGCCCGCGACTTTGAAGGCGAGAAGGAGCAACCGTCGCGCCCTGGGCTGGGTTACAGGGCAACGGAAGCTGACGCGGGAATCAAGCCGTCGGACGCACCGCAGCAGTGA